One Pocillopora verrucosa isolate sample1 chromosome 10, ASM3666991v2, whole genome shotgun sequence genomic window carries:
- the LOC131781064 gene encoding trichohyalin-like, whose translation MANSTRNEDTSNITQWRQVRVTENHILLICDDVGRFWIDLGTILMLPPAEVVNIEDEFRYNRDRAWKVMKRWLQMKGREATMGILADALEQMRMRNAVEKLIEKVKVEAGLKSVRAASGKLRKDVERFREEIQNGQRMRDETRKECEELNCEMQTATGEEGRKNMETRMQRLETTIERLERQDPLQKLTRLLEICGRIDEGVWDVQESVRKVSENQNAAVGRSSFEADRNTSDEPIERQQEETTSEDPIQRDTIRRDSQNQRESGPIIKPLLDGYEIELNDVEKERDSLKTKSGQPDQTNKSQLERKRKLKTNNKQVKVERNEAIEPNKVMVEQIQKLEAEKKELEMTLNGQTDLMAENEKLSTQIERLTKKANNSEFECKRLQEELKTYINYQSHVFLPAGKEFAGICTGVICFLKQRLKDAPCAELIASRSSDGLGDGADVLNHKTGTVSGTEEKKNSWWSIDLGSSHRLVITHYALRHGKREKESLLTQWQLKGSNDGKQWENIETIRDKKDPQFKDPPLFCTGKWSVKGEIGPFRYFRIFQTGVNSSGKYGIYLSGIELYGVLLNMCELTETEALSYKVFIKQPNEK comes from the exons ATGGCAAATTCAACCAGAAATGAAG ACACCTCCAATATCACACAATGGCGACAGGTTCGTGTCACTGAAAACCACATATTGTTAATATGCGATGACGTGGGTAGATTCTGGATAGACCTAGGAACTATCTTGATGCTGCCACCAGCTGAGGTTGTTAATATTGAGGACGAATTCAGATATAACCGTGACAGGGCGTGGAAAGTGATGAAAAGGTGGCTACAAATGAAGGGAAGAGAAGCAACTATGGGAATTCTCGCAGATGCTCTTGAGCAGATGAGGATGAGAAATGCCGTCGAAAAGCTGATTG AAAAAGTAAAAGTGGAGGCTGGATTGAAGTCCGTTCGAGCTGCAAGCGGGAAGTTACGAAAGGACGTTGAACGTTTTAGAGAAGAAATACAGAACGGGCAACGGATGCGTGACGAAACACGGAAAGAATGCGAAGAATTAAATTGCGAAATGCAAACAGCAACGGGAGAGGAAGGCCGAAAAAACATGGAAACTAGGATGCAACGCCTCGAGACAACAATTGAAAGGCTGGAAAGGCAAGATCCACTACAAAAATTGACTCGATTGCTAGAAATTTGCGGCAGGATTGACGAGGGTGTATGGGATGTACAGGAGAGCGTCAGAAAAGTCTCTGAAAATCAAAACGCGGCGGTTGGAAGGTCATCATTCGAAGCCGATAGGAATACATCAGATGAACCTATTGAGAGGCAACAAGAGGAAACTACATCGGAAGATCCCATTCAGAGAGACACAATACGGAGGGATTCGCAGAACCAAAGAGAAAGTGGTCCCATCATAAAACCTTTGCTTGACG GATATGAAATAGAACTCAATGAtgtggaaaaagaaagagattcaCTGAAAACCAAATCTGGTCAACCAGACCAAACGAACAAAAGTCAACTGGAGCggaaaagaaagttaaaaacaaataataaacaagTTAAAGTGGAGAGAAACGAAGCCATTGAACCAAATAAAGTAATGGTGGAACAGATTCAAAAGCTTGAAGCGGAGAAGAAGGAGCTCGAAATGACGTTAAATGGTCAAACCGATCTTatggctgaaaatgaaaagctgtCGACTCAAATAGAAAGGCTgacaaaaaaagcaaacaactCTGAGTTTGAGTGCAAGCGGCTACAAGAGGAGCTCAAGACGTACATAAATTACCAAAGTC ACGTTTTCTTACCAGCTGGAAAGGAATTTGCCGGCATATGCACTGGTGTCATCTGCTTCCTAAAACAAAGATTAAAAGATGCACCTTGCGCTGAATTGATTGCTTCCAGATCTTCCGATGGCCTTGGAGATGGGGCTGACGTATTAAACCATAAGACAGGCACCGTCAGTGggacagaagaaaagaaaaattcgtgGTGGTCTATTGATCTGGGCTCAAGCCATCGGCTTGTGATCACACACTACGCTTTGAGGCAcggcaaaagagaaaaagagtcACTGCTAACCCAATGGCAGCTAAAGGGATCCAATGATGGGAAGCAATGGGAAAACATTGAAACTATTCGCGACAAGAAGGATCCACAGTTCAAAGATCCTCCTCTATTTTGTACAGGCAAATGGTCTGTCAAAGGGGAAATAGGGCCTTTTCGTTATTTTCGAATTTTCCAGACAGGTGTTAATTCCTCTGGCAAATATGGAATATACCTATCTGGGATTGAGCTGTATGGAGTACTTCTAAACATGTGTGAACTAACAGAAACAGAGGCTTTATCATATAAAGTTTTCATCAAGCAGCCGAATGAAAAGTGA